The Nicotiana tabacum cultivar K326 chromosome 14, ASM71507v2, whole genome shotgun sequence genome contains a region encoding:
- the LOC107820954 gene encoding protein GAMETE EXPRESSED 2 isoform X2 → MANQFLLYTIFLVFFISLFPPLIHQLSLSEDVAAVPSFAFSWVDNNDTFVAGAVATIMVKVIGKFDPAKFKHPFNPNISVNDKTGNSSYISGVSSNFGGNFGDWRISFVPIMTGLFNVLITDDHFNVFDSSLHFQVTPGKIYPSASVVSWNNGVSEFVAGTRASVMVLPKDAFGNNISSASEGLNSYNFTLSISTFNGPVATMLNFTNKGWAITGYLEIEFVVATAGNLLLHVQGENQTLRGCPLMFIVYPGSLDVSKCLLQWEVETKYFQIFSLMEGFIHQHDQYGNLVPGFYEFDVEVIENGTNLIIPVTDMQFKQVGLGIQLFSFSLTEPGDFKLMIYHKEMNNSISTMPFHFTVYIGYCDGMNSIVNGSGLNDSVAGEAARFSVLLKDAYLYPSLIELESLQVQIVNEFDSYHTQASIHPMKMVNGTLCGMDLNCGAQNDVELAFITLADTNLDPRSMKFSAFDVSYIPEKSGIYEIRVFCGNIPLNGGHPFSKAVSPGKVNISLSGPVKFSPKVAKLTKNEITVRLMDSYSNPVLLQQSKLKLEIGSVNRSGFSTWTFVDNKDGTYNGSYMAKDVGTYELCASFEGMRFLPCPFGVNVYTSEYFPRVQNDSVWVWEDDSIAFDALENDYFAGHNITIFEFSKPGHGSTLQYGRLFRYTPFKGFYGRDSFSYTICDVNGNIASGGVDISVLSIPPQFVSVPSQLLATEDVISPQFGGFPGLEIIYSDSTENISITFSAQSGTVFLSPMLMQFWKPSWSIATISNEVGETTELTLTGSLGEINFAIQLVQYFGDENFYGTDAIQVSTMNKNGKNKLDIPILVEPINDPPFINLPPFVILDQGSEEVIIFTRVRDKSAVFVGDPDLLHYPGNKSRFLVMFSVEVSSGFLSTKLPADLVSTTELKLKTSYQWQPLQTFVTISEHFTVKAKGIRFRGTLEDCNSVLEQLVYQGDKHHAILTVTVNDMGNYGCYPDCSEMMSIPHFVEASVSLMRERPLSSLFAHTFGSAILTEFILVLALGVILLFYICKCAFVLFNEKKRQVPRDFELSKVQNSQELNEDLSDKMTRLRGCCSNSLSNLQLAKFHPRSCLQLGIGESPKSVNTSSKSSSEMTSTSGLSPVASAKDKEISA, encoded by the exons ATGGCGAACCAATTTCTCCTCTATACCATCTTTTTAGTGTTCTTCATCTCTCTCTTTCCCCCTTTAATTCATCAACTCTCATTATCAG AAGATGTAGCAGCAGTTCCTAGTTTTGCATTTAGTTGGGTGGACAACAATGATACATTTGTGGCTGGGGCTGTGGCAACCATAATGGTCAAAGTTATTGGAAAATTTGATCCTGCCAAATTCAAGCACCCTTTCAATCCCAACATCAGTGTTAATGATAAGACGGGAAACAGCTCTTACATTTCTGGGGTTTCGTCTAATTTTGGCGGGAATTTTGGGGATTGGAGGATTTCTTTCGTTCCCATCATGACCGGGTTGTTCAATGTGCTGATTACTGATGATCACTTCAATGTCTTTGATTCTTCCCTGCATTTTCAAGTCACTCCAG GTAAAATTTATCCATCTGCAAGCGTGGTGTCATGGAATAATGGAGTGAGTGAGTTTGTAGCTGGGACGAGAGCTTCAGTTATGGTTCTTCCTAAAGATGCATTTGGGAATAATATCTCTTCAGCTAGTGAAGGACTGAACTCTTACAACTTCACATTATCTATATCTACTTTCAATGGTCCCGTAGCAACTATGCTCAATTTCACCAATAAAGGATGGGCTATAACTGGTTATCTCGAAATAGAGTTTGTTGTAGCTACTGCTGGAAATCTTTTACTTCATGTACAAGGAGAAAACCAAACATTGAGGGGCTGTCCTCTAATGTTCATAGTGTACCCAG GATCTCTGGATGTTTCAAAATGTTTGTTGCAGTGGGAAGTTGAAACAAAGTACTTCCAAATATTTTCTCTGATGGAAGGTTTTATTCACCAGCATGATCAATATGGAAATCTTGTTCCAGGGTTCTATGAATTTGATGTTGAAGTTATTGAGAATGGAACAAATTTGATTATTCCCGTGACAGATATGCAATTCAAGCAGGTTGGCCTGGGTATTCAGTTGTTTTCCTTCAGCCTAACAGAACCAGGGGACTTCAAGCTTATGATATATCATAAAGAGATGAATAATTCCATCTCAACTATGCCGTTCCATTTTACAGTGTATATAG GTTATTGTGATGGAATGAATAGTATTGTTAATGGTTCGGGTCTAAATGACTCTGTTGCTGGTGAAGCTGCAAGGTTCTCTGTCTTATTGAAGGATGCTTATCTATATCCGTCACTTATTGAGTTGGAAAGCCTACAAGTACAAATCGTGAATGAATTTGATTCCTATCATACACAAGCAAGCATACATCCAATGAAGATGGTTAATG GAACTCTATGTGGTATGGATTTGAATTGCGGTGCACAAAATGATGTGGAACTTGCTTTTATTACTCTGGCTGATACAAACCTTGAC CCAAGAAGCATGAAGTTTAGTGCCTTTGATGTTAGTTATATACCAGAGAAGAGTGGAATCTATGAAATTCGTGTATTTTGTGGAAATATTCCTCTAAATGGTGGTCATCCATTCAGCAAGGCAGTAAGTCCAG GCAAAGTTAATATATCTCTTTCTGGACCTGTGAAATTCAGTCCAAAAGTAGCAAAGCTGACAAAGAATGAAATCACAGTACGACTCATGGATTCATATTCTAATCCAGTCCTCTTACAGCAGTCAAAGTTGAAGTTGGAGATTGGTTCTGTTAATAGATCAGGTTTTTCAACATGGACTTTTGTTGACAATAAGGATGGCACATATAATGGCAGCTACATGGCAAAGGATGTTGGCACCTATGAGTTATGTGCCTCGTTTGAAGGAATGCGTTTCTTGCCATGCCCCTTTGGTGTGAATGTATACACTA GTGAGTATTTTCCTAGAGTACAGAATGATTCAGTCTGGGTCTGGGAGGATGACTCAATTGCTTTTGATGCTCTGGAAAATGACTATTTTGCTGGCCATAACAttacaatttttgaattttcaaag CCAGGTCATGGTTCAACTCTTCAGTATGGGCGTCTCTTTAGATATACACCCTTCAAAGGATTCTATGGGAGGGATTCTTTCTCTTATACAATATGTGATGTGAATGGGAACATCGCGTCAGGTGGTGTGGATATATCTGTTCTAAGCATCCCTCCTCAGTTTGTTTCTGTTCCAAGTCAATTACTGGCAACTGAAGATGTAATTAGTCCACAGTTCGG TGGTTTCCCTGGACTTGAGATCATCTATTCAGATTCAACTGAGAATATCAGCATTACTTTTAGTGCACAGTCTGGGACCGTCTTTCTGTCTCCTATGTTAATGCAATTTTGGAAGCCAAGCTGGAGTATTGCTACTATATCCAACGAGGTTGGGGAGACTACTGAATTAACTTTAACAGGTTCTCTAGGAGAAATCAATTTTGCCATTCAGTTGGTACAGTACTTTGG AGATGAGAACTTTTACGGAACTGATGCAATTCAAGTCTCTACCATGAACAAAAATGGAAAGAACAAGTTAGATATTCCGATATTGGTGGAACCTATCAATGATCCTCCATTCATTAATCTCCCTCCTTTTGTTATTTTGGATCAAGGGAGTGAAGAAGTAATCATTTTTACCAGAGTGAGGGATAAGTCTGCTGTTTTTGTTGGAGATCCAGATCTACTGCATTATCCTG GGAATAAGTCTCGTTTCTTGGTTATGTTCTCCGTGGAAGTCAGTTCTGGATTCCTTTCAACAAAGCTTCCTGCTGATCTAGTTAGCACGACTGAATTAAAATTGAAAACCAGCTACCAGTGGCAGCCTCTTCAGACATTTGTAACCATCTCAGAACATTTCACTGTCAAAGCCAAAGGAATTAGATTTCGGGGTACACTAGAAGACTGCAACAGTGTGTTGGAGCAATTGGTATATCAG GGCGATAAACATCATGCTATTCTTACCGTGACAGTGAATGATATGGGAAACTACGGTTGCTACCCAGACTGCAGTGAAATGATGTCAATCCCTCATTTTGTTGAGGCTTCTGTCAGTCTCATGAGAGAAAGACCTCTGAGTTCATTATTCGCACATA CTTTTGGATCAGCAATTCTTACTGAATTCATTCTGGTGCTCGCTCTTGGTGTGATACTTCTCTTCTACATATGCAAATGTGCATTTGTTCTCTTTAATGAAAAGAAGAGGCAGGTGCCTCGGGATTTTGAGCTCTCCAAGGTCCAGAATTCCCAAGAA TTAAATGAGGATTTATCTGATAAGATGACTCGACTCAGAGGGTGCTGTTCAAATTCCTTGTCTAATCTCCAGCTCGCCAAATTCCATCCACG GTCATGCCTACAGCTTGGAATTGGAGAATCTCCTAAATCTGTCAACACTTCCTCAAAGTCTTCGAGTGAAATGACTTCTACTTCTGGGCTAAGTCCTGTAGCTTCTGCAAAAGATAAAGAAATCTCAGCCTAA
- the LOC107820954 gene encoding protein GAMETE EXPRESSED 2 isoform X1, translating to MANQFLLYTIFLVFFISLFPPLIHQLSLSEDVAAVPSFAFSWVDNNDTFVAGAVATIMVKVIGKFDPAKFKHPFNPNISVNDKTGNSSYISGVSSNFGGNFGDWRISFVPIMTGLFNVLITDDHFNVFDSSLHFQVTPGKIYPSASVVSWNNGVSEFVAGTRASVMVLPKDAFGNNISSASEGLNSYNFTLSISTFNGPVATMLNFTNKGWAITGYLEIEFVVATAGNLLLHVQGENQTLRGCPLMFIVYPGSLDVSKCLLQWEVETKYFQIFSLMEGFIHQHDQYGNLVPGFYEFDVEVIENGTNLIIPVTDMQFKQVGLGIQLFSFSLTEPGDFKLMIYHKEMNNSISTMPFHFTVYIGYCDGMNSIVNGSGLNDSVAGEAARFSVLLKDAYLYPSLIELESLQVQIVNEFDSYHTQASIHPMKMVNGTLCGMDLNCGAQNDVELAFITLADTNLDPRSMKFSAFDVSYIPEKSGIYEIRVFCGNIPLNGGHPFSKAVSPGKVNISLSGPVKFSPKVAKLTKNEITVRLMDSYSNPVLLQQSKLKLEIGSVNRSGFSTWTFVDNKDGTYNGSYMAKDVGTYELCASFEGMRFLPCPFGVNVYTSEYFPRVQNDSVWVWEDDSIAFDALENDYFAGHNITIFEFSKPGHGSTLQYGRLFRYTPFKGFYGRDSFSYTICDVNGNIASGGVDISVLSIPPQFVSVPSQLLATEDVISPQFGGFPGLEIIYSDSTENISITFSAQSGTVFLSPMLMQFWKPSWSIATISNEVGETTELTLTGSLGEINFAIQLVQYFGDENFYGTDAIQVSTMNKNGKNKLDIPILVEPINDPPFINLPPFVILDQGSEEVIIFTRVRDKSAVFVGDPDLLHYPGNKSRFLVMFSVEVSSGFLSTKLPADLVSTTELKLKTSYQWQPLQTFVTISEHFTVKAKGIRFRGTLEDCNSVLEQLVYQGDKHHAILTVTVNDMGNYGCYPDCSEMMSIPHFVEASVSLMRERPLSSLFAHTFGSAILTEFILVLALGVILLFYICKCAFVLFNEKKRQVPRDFELSKVQNSQEVSLNEDLSDKMTRLRGCCSNSLSNLQLAKFHPRSCLQLGIGESPKSVNTSSKSSSEMTSTSGLSPVASAKDKEISA from the exons ATGGCGAACCAATTTCTCCTCTATACCATCTTTTTAGTGTTCTTCATCTCTCTCTTTCCCCCTTTAATTCATCAACTCTCATTATCAG AAGATGTAGCAGCAGTTCCTAGTTTTGCATTTAGTTGGGTGGACAACAATGATACATTTGTGGCTGGGGCTGTGGCAACCATAATGGTCAAAGTTATTGGAAAATTTGATCCTGCCAAATTCAAGCACCCTTTCAATCCCAACATCAGTGTTAATGATAAGACGGGAAACAGCTCTTACATTTCTGGGGTTTCGTCTAATTTTGGCGGGAATTTTGGGGATTGGAGGATTTCTTTCGTTCCCATCATGACCGGGTTGTTCAATGTGCTGATTACTGATGATCACTTCAATGTCTTTGATTCTTCCCTGCATTTTCAAGTCACTCCAG GTAAAATTTATCCATCTGCAAGCGTGGTGTCATGGAATAATGGAGTGAGTGAGTTTGTAGCTGGGACGAGAGCTTCAGTTATGGTTCTTCCTAAAGATGCATTTGGGAATAATATCTCTTCAGCTAGTGAAGGACTGAACTCTTACAACTTCACATTATCTATATCTACTTTCAATGGTCCCGTAGCAACTATGCTCAATTTCACCAATAAAGGATGGGCTATAACTGGTTATCTCGAAATAGAGTTTGTTGTAGCTACTGCTGGAAATCTTTTACTTCATGTACAAGGAGAAAACCAAACATTGAGGGGCTGTCCTCTAATGTTCATAGTGTACCCAG GATCTCTGGATGTTTCAAAATGTTTGTTGCAGTGGGAAGTTGAAACAAAGTACTTCCAAATATTTTCTCTGATGGAAGGTTTTATTCACCAGCATGATCAATATGGAAATCTTGTTCCAGGGTTCTATGAATTTGATGTTGAAGTTATTGAGAATGGAACAAATTTGATTATTCCCGTGACAGATATGCAATTCAAGCAGGTTGGCCTGGGTATTCAGTTGTTTTCCTTCAGCCTAACAGAACCAGGGGACTTCAAGCTTATGATATATCATAAAGAGATGAATAATTCCATCTCAACTATGCCGTTCCATTTTACAGTGTATATAG GTTATTGTGATGGAATGAATAGTATTGTTAATGGTTCGGGTCTAAATGACTCTGTTGCTGGTGAAGCTGCAAGGTTCTCTGTCTTATTGAAGGATGCTTATCTATATCCGTCACTTATTGAGTTGGAAAGCCTACAAGTACAAATCGTGAATGAATTTGATTCCTATCATACACAAGCAAGCATACATCCAATGAAGATGGTTAATG GAACTCTATGTGGTATGGATTTGAATTGCGGTGCACAAAATGATGTGGAACTTGCTTTTATTACTCTGGCTGATACAAACCTTGAC CCAAGAAGCATGAAGTTTAGTGCCTTTGATGTTAGTTATATACCAGAGAAGAGTGGAATCTATGAAATTCGTGTATTTTGTGGAAATATTCCTCTAAATGGTGGTCATCCATTCAGCAAGGCAGTAAGTCCAG GCAAAGTTAATATATCTCTTTCTGGACCTGTGAAATTCAGTCCAAAAGTAGCAAAGCTGACAAAGAATGAAATCACAGTACGACTCATGGATTCATATTCTAATCCAGTCCTCTTACAGCAGTCAAAGTTGAAGTTGGAGATTGGTTCTGTTAATAGATCAGGTTTTTCAACATGGACTTTTGTTGACAATAAGGATGGCACATATAATGGCAGCTACATGGCAAAGGATGTTGGCACCTATGAGTTATGTGCCTCGTTTGAAGGAATGCGTTTCTTGCCATGCCCCTTTGGTGTGAATGTATACACTA GTGAGTATTTTCCTAGAGTACAGAATGATTCAGTCTGGGTCTGGGAGGATGACTCAATTGCTTTTGATGCTCTGGAAAATGACTATTTTGCTGGCCATAACAttacaatttttgaattttcaaag CCAGGTCATGGTTCAACTCTTCAGTATGGGCGTCTCTTTAGATATACACCCTTCAAAGGATTCTATGGGAGGGATTCTTTCTCTTATACAATATGTGATGTGAATGGGAACATCGCGTCAGGTGGTGTGGATATATCTGTTCTAAGCATCCCTCCTCAGTTTGTTTCTGTTCCAAGTCAATTACTGGCAACTGAAGATGTAATTAGTCCACAGTTCGG TGGTTTCCCTGGACTTGAGATCATCTATTCAGATTCAACTGAGAATATCAGCATTACTTTTAGTGCACAGTCTGGGACCGTCTTTCTGTCTCCTATGTTAATGCAATTTTGGAAGCCAAGCTGGAGTATTGCTACTATATCCAACGAGGTTGGGGAGACTACTGAATTAACTTTAACAGGTTCTCTAGGAGAAATCAATTTTGCCATTCAGTTGGTACAGTACTTTGG AGATGAGAACTTTTACGGAACTGATGCAATTCAAGTCTCTACCATGAACAAAAATGGAAAGAACAAGTTAGATATTCCGATATTGGTGGAACCTATCAATGATCCTCCATTCATTAATCTCCCTCCTTTTGTTATTTTGGATCAAGGGAGTGAAGAAGTAATCATTTTTACCAGAGTGAGGGATAAGTCTGCTGTTTTTGTTGGAGATCCAGATCTACTGCATTATCCTG GGAATAAGTCTCGTTTCTTGGTTATGTTCTCCGTGGAAGTCAGTTCTGGATTCCTTTCAACAAAGCTTCCTGCTGATCTAGTTAGCACGACTGAATTAAAATTGAAAACCAGCTACCAGTGGCAGCCTCTTCAGACATTTGTAACCATCTCAGAACATTTCACTGTCAAAGCCAAAGGAATTAGATTTCGGGGTACACTAGAAGACTGCAACAGTGTGTTGGAGCAATTGGTATATCAG GGCGATAAACATCATGCTATTCTTACCGTGACAGTGAATGATATGGGAAACTACGGTTGCTACCCAGACTGCAGTGAAATGATGTCAATCCCTCATTTTGTTGAGGCTTCTGTCAGTCTCATGAGAGAAAGACCTCTGAGTTCATTATTCGCACATA CTTTTGGATCAGCAATTCTTACTGAATTCATTCTGGTGCTCGCTCTTGGTGTGATACTTCTCTTCTACATATGCAAATGTGCATTTGTTCTCTTTAATGAAAAGAAGAGGCAGGTGCCTCGGGATTTTGAGCTCTCCAAGGTCCAGAATTCCCAAGAAGTAAGT TTAAATGAGGATTTATCTGATAAGATGACTCGACTCAGAGGGTGCTGTTCAAATTCCTTGTCTAATCTCCAGCTCGCCAAATTCCATCCACG GTCATGCCTACAGCTTGGAATTGGAGAATCTCCTAAATCTGTCAACACTTCCTCAAAGTCTTCGAGTGAAATGACTTCTACTTCTGGGCTAAGTCCTGTAGCTTCTGCAAAAGATAAAGAAATCTCAGCCTAA
- the LOC107820955 gene encoding DNA-directed RNA polymerase V subunit 7 has protein sequence MIQHIIWSTHTEPESIAHESRSYCSLYQLRLPTVPLRRRRRLSSPSRKGHLKMYLKSRLSWNVIIPAENLDIEGLMLQKAIVVRLLEDFASKKATKNLGYFIAVTTMEKIGEGKVRQHTGDVLFPVDFSCITFNIFRGEILEGVVHKILKHGVFLRCGPTDKIYLSHQKMSDYKYVPGENPIFMNEKMSRIERDTVVRFIVVGARYVEAEKEFQAVVSLEGDYLGPISQSSV, from the exons ATGATCCAACATATAATTTGGAGTACCCACACTGAACCAGAATCCATAGCTCACGAGTCACGAAGCTACTGTTCCCTCTACCAACTCCGTCTCCCCACAGTGCCGCTCCGCCGTCGCCGCCGTTTGTCATCTCCGTCCAGAAAAG GTCATTTAAAAATGTATTTGAAATCTCGGTTGTCATGGAACGTGATAATCCCTGCTGAGAACCTTGATATTGAAGGTTTAATGCTTCAGAAGGCAATTGTTGTTCGCCTCTTGGAAGACTTTGCTTCCAAGAAGGCTACAAAGAATCTCGGTTACTTTATAGCTGTCACTACAATGGAGAAGATTGGGGAAGGGAAAGTTCGACAACACACTGGAGATGTGCTCTTCCCTGTGGACTTCAGTTGCATTACCTTCAACATATTCCGTGGAGAAATCTTGGAAGGGGTTGTCCACAAGATCTTGAAGCACGGTGTCTTTTTAAGATGTGGCCCCACCGACAAGATATACCTCTCTCATCAGAAGATGTCGGATTATAAGTATGTGCCTGGAGAAAATCCCATCTTTATGAATGAGAAGATGTCAAGAATTGAGAGAGACACTGTGGTGCGTTTCATCGTGGTTGGGGCAAGGTATGTGGAGGCGGAGAAGGAATTCCAAGCAGTTGTGAGCTTGGAAGGTGATTACCTTGGACCCATCTCACAAAGTTCTGTTTAG
- the LOC107820954 gene encoding protein GAMETE EXPRESSED 2 isoform X3, with product MANQFLLYTIFLVFFISLFPPLIHQLSLSEDVAAVPSFAFSWVDNNDTFVAGAVATIMVKVIGKFDPAKFKHPFNPNISVNDKTGNSSYISGVSSNFGGNFGDWRISFVPIMTGLFNVLITDDHFNVFDSSLHFQVTPGSLDVSKCLLQWEVETKYFQIFSLMEGFIHQHDQYGNLVPGFYEFDVEVIENGTNLIIPVTDMQFKQVGLGIQLFSFSLTEPGDFKLMIYHKEMNNSISTMPFHFTVYIGYCDGMNSIVNGSGLNDSVAGEAARFSVLLKDAYLYPSLIELESLQVQIVNEFDSYHTQASIHPMKMVNGTLCGMDLNCGAQNDVELAFITLADTNLDPRSMKFSAFDVSYIPEKSGIYEIRVFCGNIPLNGGHPFSKAVSPGKVNISLSGPVKFSPKVAKLTKNEITVRLMDSYSNPVLLQQSKLKLEIGSVNRSGFSTWTFVDNKDGTYNGSYMAKDVGTYELCASFEGMRFLPCPFGVNVYTSEYFPRVQNDSVWVWEDDSIAFDALENDYFAGHNITIFEFSKPGHGSTLQYGRLFRYTPFKGFYGRDSFSYTICDVNGNIASGGVDISVLSIPPQFVSVPSQLLATEDVISPQFGGFPGLEIIYSDSTENISITFSAQSGTVFLSPMLMQFWKPSWSIATISNEVGETTELTLTGSLGEINFAIQLVQYFGDENFYGTDAIQVSTMNKNGKNKLDIPILVEPINDPPFINLPPFVILDQGSEEVIIFTRVRDKSAVFVGDPDLLHYPGNKSRFLVMFSVEVSSGFLSTKLPADLVSTTELKLKTSYQWQPLQTFVTISEHFTVKAKGIRFRGTLEDCNSVLEQLVYQGDKHHAILTVTVNDMGNYGCYPDCSEMMSIPHFVEASVSLMRERPLSSLFAHTFGSAILTEFILVLALGVILLFYICKCAFVLFNEKKRQVPRDFELSKVQNSQEVSLNEDLSDKMTRLRGCCSNSLSNLQLAKFHPRSCLQLGIGESPKSVNTSSKSSSEMTSTSGLSPVASAKDKEISA from the exons ATGGCGAACCAATTTCTCCTCTATACCATCTTTTTAGTGTTCTTCATCTCTCTCTTTCCCCCTTTAATTCATCAACTCTCATTATCAG AAGATGTAGCAGCAGTTCCTAGTTTTGCATTTAGTTGGGTGGACAACAATGATACATTTGTGGCTGGGGCTGTGGCAACCATAATGGTCAAAGTTATTGGAAAATTTGATCCTGCCAAATTCAAGCACCCTTTCAATCCCAACATCAGTGTTAATGATAAGACGGGAAACAGCTCTTACATTTCTGGGGTTTCGTCTAATTTTGGCGGGAATTTTGGGGATTGGAGGATTTCTTTCGTTCCCATCATGACCGGGTTGTTCAATGTGCTGATTACTGATGATCACTTCAATGTCTTTGATTCTTCCCTGCATTTTCAAGTCACTCCAG GATCTCTGGATGTTTCAAAATGTTTGTTGCAGTGGGAAGTTGAAACAAAGTACTTCCAAATATTTTCTCTGATGGAAGGTTTTATTCACCAGCATGATCAATATGGAAATCTTGTTCCAGGGTTCTATGAATTTGATGTTGAAGTTATTGAGAATGGAACAAATTTGATTATTCCCGTGACAGATATGCAATTCAAGCAGGTTGGCCTGGGTATTCAGTTGTTTTCCTTCAGCCTAACAGAACCAGGGGACTTCAAGCTTATGATATATCATAAAGAGATGAATAATTCCATCTCAACTATGCCGTTCCATTTTACAGTGTATATAG GTTATTGTGATGGAATGAATAGTATTGTTAATGGTTCGGGTCTAAATGACTCTGTTGCTGGTGAAGCTGCAAGGTTCTCTGTCTTATTGAAGGATGCTTATCTATATCCGTCACTTATTGAGTTGGAAAGCCTACAAGTACAAATCGTGAATGAATTTGATTCCTATCATACACAAGCAAGCATACATCCAATGAAGATGGTTAATG GAACTCTATGTGGTATGGATTTGAATTGCGGTGCACAAAATGATGTGGAACTTGCTTTTATTACTCTGGCTGATACAAACCTTGAC CCAAGAAGCATGAAGTTTAGTGCCTTTGATGTTAGTTATATACCAGAGAAGAGTGGAATCTATGAAATTCGTGTATTTTGTGGAAATATTCCTCTAAATGGTGGTCATCCATTCAGCAAGGCAGTAAGTCCAG GCAAAGTTAATATATCTCTTTCTGGACCTGTGAAATTCAGTCCAAAAGTAGCAAAGCTGACAAAGAATGAAATCACAGTACGACTCATGGATTCATATTCTAATCCAGTCCTCTTACAGCAGTCAAAGTTGAAGTTGGAGATTGGTTCTGTTAATAGATCAGGTTTTTCAACATGGACTTTTGTTGACAATAAGGATGGCACATATAATGGCAGCTACATGGCAAAGGATGTTGGCACCTATGAGTTATGTGCCTCGTTTGAAGGAATGCGTTTCTTGCCATGCCCCTTTGGTGTGAATGTATACACTA GTGAGTATTTTCCTAGAGTACAGAATGATTCAGTCTGGGTCTGGGAGGATGACTCAATTGCTTTTGATGCTCTGGAAAATGACTATTTTGCTGGCCATAACAttacaatttttgaattttcaaag CCAGGTCATGGTTCAACTCTTCAGTATGGGCGTCTCTTTAGATATACACCCTTCAAAGGATTCTATGGGAGGGATTCTTTCTCTTATACAATATGTGATGTGAATGGGAACATCGCGTCAGGTGGTGTGGATATATCTGTTCTAAGCATCCCTCCTCAGTTTGTTTCTGTTCCAAGTCAATTACTGGCAACTGAAGATGTAATTAGTCCACAGTTCGG TGGTTTCCCTGGACTTGAGATCATCTATTCAGATTCAACTGAGAATATCAGCATTACTTTTAGTGCACAGTCTGGGACCGTCTTTCTGTCTCCTATGTTAATGCAATTTTGGAAGCCAAGCTGGAGTATTGCTACTATATCCAACGAGGTTGGGGAGACTACTGAATTAACTTTAACAGGTTCTCTAGGAGAAATCAATTTTGCCATTCAGTTGGTACAGTACTTTGG AGATGAGAACTTTTACGGAACTGATGCAATTCAAGTCTCTACCATGAACAAAAATGGAAAGAACAAGTTAGATATTCCGATATTGGTGGAACCTATCAATGATCCTCCATTCATTAATCTCCCTCCTTTTGTTATTTTGGATCAAGGGAGTGAAGAAGTAATCATTTTTACCAGAGTGAGGGATAAGTCTGCTGTTTTTGTTGGAGATCCAGATCTACTGCATTATCCTG GGAATAAGTCTCGTTTCTTGGTTATGTTCTCCGTGGAAGTCAGTTCTGGATTCCTTTCAACAAAGCTTCCTGCTGATCTAGTTAGCACGACTGAATTAAAATTGAAAACCAGCTACCAGTGGCAGCCTCTTCAGACATTTGTAACCATCTCAGAACATTTCACTGTCAAAGCCAAAGGAATTAGATTTCGGGGTACACTAGAAGACTGCAACAGTGTGTTGGAGCAATTGGTATATCAG GGCGATAAACATCATGCTATTCTTACCGTGACAGTGAATGATATGGGAAACTACGGTTGCTACCCAGACTGCAGTGAAATGATGTCAATCCCTCATTTTGTTGAGGCTTCTGTCAGTCTCATGAGAGAAAGACCTCTGAGTTCATTATTCGCACATA CTTTTGGATCAGCAATTCTTACTGAATTCATTCTGGTGCTCGCTCTTGGTGTGATACTTCTCTTCTACATATGCAAATGTGCATTTGTTCTCTTTAATGAAAAGAAGAGGCAGGTGCCTCGGGATTTTGAGCTCTCCAAGGTCCAGAATTCCCAAGAAGTAAGT TTAAATGAGGATTTATCTGATAAGATGACTCGACTCAGAGGGTGCTGTTCAAATTCCTTGTCTAATCTCCAGCTCGCCAAATTCCATCCACG GTCATGCCTACAGCTTGGAATTGGAGAATCTCCTAAATCTGTCAACACTTCCTCAAAGTCTTCGAGTGAAATGACTTCTACTTCTGGGCTAAGTCCTGTAGCTTCTGCAAAAGATAAAGAAATCTCAGCCTAA